The following proteins come from a genomic window of Ailuropoda melanoleuca isolate Jingjing chromosome 2, ASM200744v2, whole genome shotgun sequence:
- the CLDN19 gene encoding claudin-19, translating to MANSGLQLLGYFLALGGWVGIIASTALPQWKQSSYAGDAIITAVGLYEGLWMSCASQSTGQVQCKLYDSLLALEGHIQSARALMVVAVLLGFVAMVLSVVGMKCTRVGDSNPIAKGRIAISGGVLFLLAGLCTLTAVSWYATLVTQEFFNPSTPVNARYEFGSALFVGWASAGLAILGGAFLCCTCPEPERSNSSPQPYRPGPSAAAREYV from the exons ATGGCCAACTCAGGCCTCCAGCTCCTGGGCTACTTCCTGgccctgggtggctgggtgggcaTCATCGCCAGCACAGCCCTCCCGCAGTGGAAGCAGTCCTCCTATGCAGGCGACGCCATCATCACGGCCGTGGGCCTCTACGAAGGGCTCTGGATGTCCTGTGCCTCCCAGAGCACTGGGCAGGTGCAGTGCAAACTCTATGACTCACTGCTCGCCCTGGAAG GTCACATCCAGTCCGCGCGAGCCCTGATGGTGGTGGCCGTGCTCCTGGGCTTTGTGGCCATGGTCCTCAGTGTGGTCGGCATGAAGTGCACTCGGGTTGGAGACAGCAACCCCATCGCCAAGGGCCGCATCGCCATCTCTGGGggtgtcctcttcctcctggcaG GCCTCTGCACTCTGACAGCCGTCTCGTGGTACGCCACGCTAGTGACCCAGGAGTTCTTCAACCCCAGCACACCTGTCAATGCCAG GTACGAGTTTGGCTCGGCCCTGTTTGTGGGCTGGGCGTCCGCCGGCCTGGCCATACTGGGGGGCGCCTTCCTCTGCTGCACCTGCCCGGAGCCTGAGAGATCCAACAGCAGCCCGCAGCCTTACCGGCCTGGCCCCTCGGCTGCGGCCCGAGAGTACGTCTGA